The DNA segment ACGTTGGCGGGATCGAAGCACTCCACGCTCACCCGGAGAACGGTCTCCCCCGCCTCGTCGCCGCCGTAGATGAACGCCTCGTACTCCCCGTTCAGGCGGGCCATGTTCCCGGGCGCAAAGACCGCCGCCTCCACGTCCACGCGGTTGAGCGCGATATCCCCGATCCGGACCGTCTCCGCCTCGCGCCGGGGGGAGGCGATCCGCATGTGCGTCCGCCCGCACCCGCACCGCTCCCGGGAGACGACCGAGCAGGTATCCTCCGTATCGTAGTTGATGAGGAGCGTCCCCGCCCTCTTGCCCGGAGCAAGGAGCGTCGTATAGACCAGCCGCCCGGTCTCGCCGTCATGGACGAACCGGTTCATCCCGGGGTCGTAGAGGTCGAAGTGAACCAGATCCTCGGGGACATGGAGCCCTGCCTGGCGGGTGCACTCGCCGCACATCGTCCCCTCGGTGCTCCCGTAGGAGTTGTAGACCGGACATCCCCAGACCTCCTCCAGGTAGCGCCTCGATTCCGGGGCGAAACTCTCGCCCCCGACGACGAGGCGCTTCACGCCCGCGTCCTGTGGCGGGTGGCCTTCCGCCTCCATCCTGCGGGCGAGCCGCAGAAGCTTGAAGACGCTCCCGATCAGCGCCGTCGGGCGGTACTGTTCCATCACCCTGACCGGGAAGGTGCACTTCCCCTCCGGGACGATCGCCATCCCGATGTCGCGGGCGGCGAGGGTCATGGTGTTCGCGCCGACGTTCATCCCGTAGGAGGCGCAGACCACCACCCGGTCGCCGGCCTCGAACCCCTGCGAGACAAAGAGCCGGGCGTACTTCTCCGCATACCGCTCCCAGTCCTCCCAGGTGAGGAAGAAACTCTTCGGGATACCGCTCGTCCCGGAGGTCTCGTTGACCGTGAAGACCGCTTCCCAGGGAACACTCTTGAAGCAGAACTCCTGCTCGTGCGGGGGCTGGTATCGCCGGATCGTCGCCCCGGAGATGATGGGCAGATCGCGGAGATCCTCGTGCTCCCGGATAGCCTCCGGGCGGATGTTGTGCCGCTCGAACCACCGGCGGTAGAAGGGCGAATGCTCCACTGCATACCGGACGGTCAGGCGAATCCGCTCTTCGATCAGCGCGTCGAGATCCGATCTCGCAAGCGTCTCGACCGCCGGGTCATGATATCTGTTGCCTGTCATCCGGCCGGGATAGACGCAGGGGATAAAATAGGTGCCGGGGGATCAGAGTGCCCAGGCGGGAATGTCCAGGGGAACCCCGAGTGCCCAGAGGACGATCGTGTAGAGGCAGACCATCCAGAGCGCCACGCCGATGAGGTCGAGCGCCCAGCCGGACCGGAGCAGGTCTCTTGCGGAGATGTAGCCGCTCCCGTAGGCGACGGCGTTCGGCGGGGTGGCGACCGGGAGCATGAACGCCATGGATGCGCAGACCGCGGCGGTCATCATCAGGACGATCGGGTTTAAGCCCATGCTGACGGCCGTGACCGCCATGATCGGCATCAGAACGGCGGCCATGGCCGTGTTCGAGGCGATCTCCGATGCAAACGAGACTCCCAGCGCCACGATGAGGATCAGGAGGATGACCGGGAGCCCGTGGATGAGCGTGAGGGACTCGACGATCGTCGTGGCAAGCCCGCTCGCGAGGAACCCGTTCGAGAGAGCGATGCCGCCGCCGAAGAGGAGGAGGATGCCCCAGGGGATCTTCACCGCCCACTCCCATTCCATCGTAAAGATGCCCTTCTTCGCGTCGACCGGGAGGACGAAGAGGAGGAGGGCACCGAAGATCGCGATGGTGGAGTCCTTGATCCCGGGGAAGATCATGTCCAGACCGGGGATGACGAACCCGCCGATCTCTTTCGTCTGCGCAAATACCCATGCGAGGGCGGTCAGGGTAAAGACGATCAGCGTCCACCGCTCCCCGGTGGAGATCGAACCGAGTTTCTCGAGCTCCTCGCGGATGATCCCTTTGGCGCTCGGGAGGGTCGACCCCATCCGGCGGTACGGGACTTCAATGAGCCAGAGCCAGGCAATGACGAGGAATACGGCGGCGAACGGGACACCGAACTTCATCCAGGTGAAGAAATCGATGGTGGGCGCGTCGGGAAAGATCGTCGCGAGCTGGGAGATGAAGATCCCGTTCGGGGGCGTGCCGATGATCGTGGCGATCCCCCCGATGCTCGCGGCGTAGGGGATGGAAAGGAGGAGACACCGGGCGAGAGCCTGCTCTTTCCCGTCGAGATTCTCAAGGGCTTTGTCGGTCCCGGGAATGATCGTCAGGATGATCGCGACCGCGATCGGGATCATCATCATCGCTGTTGCGGTGTTCGAGATCCACATCGAGAGGAACGCGGTGGCGACCATGAACCCGAGCACCAGGCGGCGCGGGCTCGTCCCCACGAGACGTATGATATGCAGCGCGATACGCCGGTGCAGACCCCACCGCTGCATCGACATCGCGATGATGAAACCCCCGAGGAAGAGGAAGATCACCTCGTTACCGTACGATTCCGCCACCTTCACCGGCGAGAGAACCCCGAGCACCGGAAAGAGAACCAGCGGAAGCAGGGCGGTCGCCTCAAGGGGGATGACGCCCGTGACCCAGAACAGGACCATCAGGATGGTCACTGCCGCGACGGCTTTGGCCTCGGGCGCGAGGACGGTGGGGTCGACGGGAATCGCCAGAACCACAAAGAAGACGAGGAGTGATGCGATGATGAAGGCGACCCTGCTCATTATCAGAAATTGGGGAAGAGAATATTTAAGCATAAGGAATCGAATTGCAGGGAGTTTAAGGGATTATTCACGAATTTGAGCGACTTGAACGCCGCTTAGACGTGACAGGCCGATCCGGGCGCGGCCGGAACCCGTCCCGCCGGAGAGAAGCCGTCGCGCCGCCATACCAACCTATATCAGCAGAATCAGCCATACGAGATACCATGGCACCAGAGTGGATCCGCAGGCGAGGCCTCGTCATCCTCCTCGCCATCTGCATCATTGCCCTTTGTGTGGGGCAGGCCGGAGCCCGCGGCCCGACGATCCGCGATATCCAGCCTTATGACACGATCTTTATCTACGAAGAGGGGCTCGACCTCTCGCAGCTGAGGAACGCGACCACGGATAACCCCGTCACGGAACTGCGGCGATACCAGGACGACAACCCCGACCGGGGGGTCACGAGGAGCATCCCGGTCGCCGACGACACCAACTTTGAAGTGCAGGAGATCTACCTGCAGGAGGACTACGGGACATACTACGCCTACAACCCCGAGGACGGGACGTCGGCGCAGGTCATGATCCGCGAACCGAGGCTCTTCCTCGACGTGGTGCTCGCGAACCCCCACCACAACGAACCCCTGGAAGGGCTGACCGTCTCCCCGAACACCCGGATCGCGTTCAGGGTGTCCTCTCCCGACGTCGGGGCGTTCTACCAGGCGGGCGGCGTCTACCCGGCGACGATTGATATCGTGCTCACCACACCGGGCGGCGCCGAGACCACCGTCATCGGAGGACGCAACTTCGCGGGGTTAAACGTCAGTTCGACCCGGTTCTACACCGACGACCCCGGCTGGCCGGGCGCAGTCCGGCTCGGCGACCTCGGTGAGCCGGGGACCTACTCCGTCAGGGCAGTATGGAGGACGCCTTCGGGGTTCGACGCCTACGCTCCAGACTCCGAGCGGGTGACGTTCGCGGTAGCAAACCGCGTCGGGGTGGATACGACCGCGACGCCGACGCCCACCGCAACCGTGACGGCCACGCCGACGGCAACACCAACGGAGATGACCGTGCCCACGACCGAACCAACGGCAACGGAGACGGCAACACCGGTCACAACCGCGACGACGGAGCCGACGACCCCGACACCGACCGCAGCGCCGCTCCCGGCCGCCCTGGCCGTAGCAGCGGCCGGGTTCGTCCTGACGCTCGCCGGCAGGCGAAGGTAAAGAGAGATCAACAGAACCGGCAGCCGCACCCGCCGTCAGCGTCCCTGATCCGGCGGAGGGCTGCAGCCGCCCATCTTGTGACACCCGGATCGGCGTCCTCGAGCGCCTGCACGAGCGCCGGGACCGCTCCCGCATCCCCGATCATCCCGAGGGTGTAGGCCGCCCACATCCGGAGGCGGGGATCGGGATCGTCGAGCGCAGGAAGAAGGGGCGGAAGGGCGGCCGGACCGAGGGCGGCGAGGTTCGCCGCCGCTGCCATCCGGTCGGCGGTTCCACCGTCGCGGAGAGTCCGGATTAGCGCCCCGGCATCCACCGTCACGGAGACGTGCTCTCCTCTTCTCTCTTCTCTTCGTCGCCCGCGGCCAGGATCTCGTCGAGACCCACGTAGATCGGGAAGACCTCGTGGACGCCCGCCATCAGGAAGACCTTGTAGACATCGGGCTGGACCGCGCAGAGCGCCATCTCTCCGTCCACCCTTCTGAGATCACGAAACTTGCCGAGCAGCACCCTGAGACCGCTGCTGCTCATGTAGGCCGCCTTCTCCAGGTTCACAAGCACCCGTTTTCCGCCCCGCGCCAGCACTCCGGCAATTACCGTATCCAGGCGTTTTGCCGATTCCGCATCGATTCTGCCGTCAACGGATACGACTGCCGTATCGTCCCGCTCACTGACCGTTACGTCCATGGTTGTTTTTCTGTGCGAGAGGAGAAAAATCGCGCGTTTCTCACCGGGCGCATACAGCACTTACGCTATACTCACGTGACGCTTCGCTTTTCCAAAAAAGAGGTCAGTGGGTCTGCCGGTAGTAGTCCCAGGCGTCGACTGCGGTGCCGTTTGCAAAGATACAGACACCGTACTCGCTGCCGTCGGGGTTCTTCCGGATCTCGTAGGTGTGGCCCTGCTCCTTACACCAGACCGCGGCCGGGTTCGCGAGGCCGACGGTTTCACTGCACCGGGCGCAGGCCCACGGGATGTCAACGATCTCGATAGGGGTTCCCCACTGCTGGATCGTCGCGGTATCCCGGGCTATCTCCCCGACGAAGGTAAGGCGCATTCCGTCGACGCGGTAGGTCTCGTCGAGATCGAGCGGAAGATAACGTTCGCCGTCGTCGGCGACGATCCCGTAGAACCCGCCCTCGAGGTCGACGAACGTGACCGTCCCGGTCTTTGCGACGTAGGTCGCGTTCCCTGCCGTATCGATGGCGATGACCTCGACCGGGGTGCCCCACTGCTGGATGGTCATGGTGTTCTCCTTGATCCGGGCAACGAACGTCACGTTCGCCCCGTCCGTCTGCCAGGCTTCGTCGAGACCGAGCGGGAGGTAGTGCCTGCCGTCGTCGGCGACGAGGCCGTAGAACCCACCCTCGAGATCGATGTAGGTGACCGTGGCGTTCCCGGAGACGAGCAGGACGCCTTCAACCAGTTCGATCGACCGGATCTCCACAGGAGTTCCCCACATCCCAATCCCCGCGACGTCATCCTGCACGTCGGCGCTGAACTGCACTAAAAGACCGTCCTGCCGGTACTCCGCCGGGAGGTTTCCGGGCAGGAATTTCCTGCCGTCGTCGGTGACGAGGCCGTAGAACCCGCCCTCGAGGTCGATGTAGGTGACCGTAGCGTTCGCCGCGACCGTCCGGCGGGTGTCGCCCGCCGCGATCTCGACTATCTCGACCGGCGTCCCCCACTGCTGGATGGTTGCCGTCTCGTTCATGATATTGACGGCGAACGCGACACGGAGGCCGTCCTGCCGGCATTCAGTCGGGAGGTCGGCGGGGAGGTAACGTTCGCCGTCATCGGCGACGATCCCGTAGAACCCACCTTCAAGATCGACGAACGTGATCGTGCCGTTCCCGGAGATGCGCTCGGCCGGCTCGTCCTCTCCCCCGGCAGCCATGCACCCGCATGCAACGACAGCCCCGAAGAGAACGAGGAAAATAACCAGATAGCTCGGATAGGATCCCGTCATAGGCTTCAACAGGGATACATTACGCCGGGGGAGGTAAGTAGGTTTCTTTAACTACGAAGGAATTCGGACTTATTTGACGGGAGGGCCATGTATCGGGTAAAAAAGGATCGAAGAAGAGCGTCAGCGCCCCCCGACGCCACCGCCGCCAAAGCCGCCGCCGCCGCCGAACGACCCGCCCCCACCGAACCCGCCGCTGCCGCCGCCACTCGACGGCGGGGAGTAGAGGACGATCGGGGCAAAGATCACCGGCATGTTCGAGTAGAGCGGCACCCCGACATCCGGGATGTTGATATGCAGGTTCTTCATCGCCTGCTCCACCTTATCCCCGATGCCGAGCGCCGTCCCGTAGACCAGCCACTCTCCCCACATCGAGAGGTCGGCAGGGGAGTACTGCCGGATCAGCGCGAGATCCGAGAGGAAGTAGGAGAACGCGTCCCACTCGAGTTTCTCCTTGTAATGGTCGCCTTTCCAGAACCCAAACAGCGTCGAGGGGAAGATGGCCGCGATCCCGACCTGGACCGCGGCGATGAAGGCGAGGGTGCCGGCCGGGATCAGGAGATTGGCCGCGCCCGGCGCGAGGATGAACGCGAGGATGGATAGCCCGCAGGGGATGGCGCCGAGGAAGACGAGCGGGAGGATCATCGTCCGCCCGTCCTTGATGTACCGGTGGGCGAGCGAAGTGTCCACGTCCCGGGTCAGGCCGGCAAGCGACTGCTGGTACTGCACGATCCGGTGCTGGTATCCGGGGCTCCTCCGGGCGGTCCGGGCGAACTCCTCGAGTTCGGCGGTGTCCACGACGTGATCGTCGGCGATGTTTCCAAGGAAATTGAGCACCCGCTGCTCGTAAGGATCGCTCGACACCCCCGAGACGATCCTGACCGTGACGCCTTTGCCGTCCGGCTTTTCGGTCACCACGATCTTCTTCTGCCGGTGAAGATCGAGGATCGTCGCGTAGAACCCGTTCTCGTCGTAATCAAGTGCGTCGCCCTTGAAGAGGAGGTTCACCTGCCAGGGTTTGAGCGCGGTGTTCGGCGTGAAACTCAGGTACTCCGGCACCGTGAACGGTTTTTCCCTGCCGTAGCGGAGGTAGACGCCGAGGAGGATGAACGGCATCGCGAGGACGAGGACGGTCGCAAGGCCATAGAGGATCTTCGCCGCCGCATACAGGATCGGGGGCCAGCGGTTGGCGTCGGCTGCCTGCTGCCGCACGTCCGGGACGTACCCGGGGAACCCATCGATCTCTTCCATGAACGCCGGATCGAGAACCATCTCGATATTCAGCGCATCGTCCTGCGGGGCGGCCCCCGTGACGACGACGGACTCCGCCGTCCGCTCGACCTCAAGGGTCGGGGGATGCGTGTAGACCTCCTCGATCTGCCCGGCGAACGGCAGCGTGACCCGGAGGTTGCGGAAGGAGACGTGCTCGTCCACGAGTTTCAGATTCAGGTGCGCCCATTCCTCGTCGTACTCGATCGGCGGCCGGACGATGTAGCGGTACTCCACCGTATAGGTGCCCGGGGCGAAGTAGTCGGGGTTGTAGAGGCCCACTTCGCTATCGAACGCAAGATTCCGGATCGCCGCGATATCCGAGGTGGTCGGGCTCCCCGCGGCCGGGCGCACCTCACCCCAGTGATCTTTGACATAGCCGATGGTTCCGGGCGGAGCAGCCATCCCGGCAAACTCGATATGCGGCCGATCGATTGCGGAAAAAGCAAGCGGTGCGTCCCAGTACCGGAAGAGCATCCGGTACTCGCCTGCGGCGCGGACGTCGTAGGTGTAGCGCTCGACCAGGGTTCCGTTCTCGCAGAAGACGGCTTCATACTGCTCGACCTCAAGATTCCCCCGGAAGAGGGCAGGGAGCGCATTCGCTCCGACGACCGCCAGCACCCCGATAACCAGGGTGACGGCGAGGAGGGTGAGTATCTGTTGCCGCTCGGTTATCCGCATGGTCTATCAGAACGATATCGTCGGGACCCGCTCGATCTCCTCGCCGAACTCCAGGTACTCGAGCTTCGTAAAGCCCATGACGCCGGCGATCAGGTTCGAGGGAACCGTGTCGGTCATGGTGTTGTACTGCTGGGCGATGTTGTTGTAGGTGTAGCGGTGCCGGGCGATCTCGTCCTCGACACCCTGGACCGCGCCCATCAGGTTCTGCACCGTCTGGGAGGTCTTGAGATCGGGGTAGTTCTCTGCGACCGCGAGCAGCCGCCCGAGAACCGAGCGCGATTCGCGCTCGAGTTCGTTCAGGTCACCCGGGCCGGCGCTGCCGATGCGCGCCCGCATCTCGGTCACCCCGGTCAGGGTCTCCTTCTCGAAGGCCGCGTAGCTCTTCACCGCGCCGAGGAGCTGCTCGATCATGTCCAGCCGCTTCTTCATCGCGACCTTCACCTGCCCGACCGTCGCTTCGGCGGAGTTTTTGAGGGAGAAGAACCGGTTGTAGATGCCGATTGCTGCCGCCGCGACGCCGATGACGATCAACACCACGACGACGATAAGGACAATGGAAATGATGTCCAACGTTGTCACCACTACTCTATGTACCCCGCGGCGTATTTAAGAGGTGACCCCTGAGACAGCAAAAATGAAAGGGAAGCCGCAGAAACCGAAAGACCAGGCGGGATTCTCCACACCGACCGCGGTTTCCGGGACGGCCGCTACTCCGCAACCTCTTCCCCGGAACTCACCATCGCCACCACGTTGCCGTCCGCGTCCCGCAGAAGGGCGTTGTGCCAGAGGATCGGCCGCTCCCGCCCGTCCCGCGTGACGACCGGACTCTCCTCGAACGGCGGAGGTTCGACGCCGCAGGCCACGAGACGGTTGAAGTTCTGCGCGAGCCGGTCGCGCAGCCGCTCGGGAACGACCGTCGCAAACCAGTTCTTTCCCGCAAGATCTCCCTCGGCGTATCCCAGGGTTTCGCTCGCCTTCCGGTTGACGAGGTCGATGGTGCCGTCCGCCCCGATCACCGCGATCATCACGCCTGCCGCCTCCAGGTATCCCTGCGCCCGGTCGCGCTCGGCGATCAGGAGAATCTCCGCGGCGGCGCGATCGGTGACGTCCTCGGCGATCCCGAGCATGTATTTCAGCATGCCCCTTGAACTGAAGATCGGGATCTTCTTCATGGAGAGCGTCCGCCCGCCCTCTGTCCGGATCTCCTTCTCAAGGGCGGCCGCCCGCTCCACGAGTTCCCGGTCGCCGTCGGCAAAGAATGTCGCCATCTCCGGCGGGAAGATCTCCGCGGCCCGTTTTCCCGCCATCTCCTCCTGTGTCATCCCGAGGAACGTCTCGGCGGCCTTATTCGAGAAGACAAACGTGTTTTCTTCCACTTCCCGGACAAAGACCATGCTCGGGATGTTGTTGACCACCGAGTAGAGGAACGACTTCCACTGGGCTACCCTTTTTGCGGCACGCGTCCGCTCGGTGACGTCGCGGCAGACCATCCGGTAACCGGTGAAGTCGCCGATCACGTCGTAAACCGGCGTCCCGCTCACCTCGAGAACGACGGGGCTTCCGTCCCGGTGGAGCATCGTCCATTCGAAGAGGACTCGCGGTCTCGGCTCGGCTAAAAGTGCGGAAAACTGTTCCCTGACGGGTTCCGCCTTCTCCGGGGCCATGAAGTCGCAGGGGGTCTTTCGGAGCATCTCTTCGGGCGCGTAGCCGAGGATCTCCCGGCTTTTGGGGCTGACGTAGGTGAACGTGCAGGCTTCGTCGACGTTCAGGATCAGGTCGCTGATGTTCTCGACGAGGCTTCTAAAGAGGAGCTCGCTCTCGCGCAGAGCCTCTTCCGCCCGCCGTCCCTCGGTGATCTCCTCGAGGATGATGGTGACGCCCGGCGCCCCGTCGTTGAAGACAGTGGGGAGAAACTTGATCCTGAAGAAGAGTTCCTCGTCCTGCCGCAGAAACCGGAGTTCTTCGGTGACCTCGCGGCCGTTCAGGGCGTCGGTGATCCGGCTCCGTATCAGCGGGTGGTCGAACGCGGCGAGCGGCGACGCCTCGATGGAGTTCCCGATGATATCGTCTCGCTCCCTCCCCGCAAACGAACAGACGGCGTC comes from the Methanoculleus marisnigri JR1 genome and includes:
- the ftsA gene encoding coenzyme F390 synthetase; this encodes MTGNRYHDPAVETLARSDLDALIEERIRLTVRYAVEHSPFYRRWFERHNIRPEAIREHEDLRDLPIISGATIRRYQPPHEQEFCFKSVPWEAVFTVNETSGTSGIPKSFFLTWEDWERYAEKYARLFVSQGFEAGDRVVVCASYGMNVGANTMTLAARDIGMAIVPEGKCTFPVRVMEQYRPTALIGSVFKLLRLARRMEAEGHPPQDAGVKRLVVGGESFAPESRRYLEEVWGCPVYNSYGSTEGTMCGECTRQAGLHVPEDLVHFDLYDPGMNRFVHDGETGRLVYTTLLAPGKRAGTLLINYDTEDTCSVVSRERCGCGRTHMRIASPRREAETVRIGDIALNRVDVEAAVFAPGNMARLNGEYEAFIYGGDEAGETVLRVSVECFDPANVDADEIEETFLAALLRSVPALSGAYEDGSLQILCGVTSPGGLELHRAPGRPKRIVDRR
- a CDS encoding SLC13 family permease, giving the protein MSRVAFIIASLLVFFVVLAIPVDPTVLAPEAKAVAAVTILMVLFWVTGVIPLEATALLPLVLFPVLGVLSPVKVAESYGNEVIFLFLGGFIIAMSMQRWGLHRRIALHIIRLVGTSPRRLVLGFMVATAFLSMWISNTATAMMMIPIAVAIILTIIPGTDKALENLDGKEQALARCLLLSIPYAASIGGIATIIGTPPNGIFISQLATIFPDAPTIDFFTWMKFGVPFAAVFLVIAWLWLIEVPYRRMGSTLPSAKGIIREELEKLGSISTGERWTLIVFTLTALAWVFAQTKEIGGFVIPGLDMIFPGIKDSTIAIFGALLLFVLPVDAKKGIFTMEWEWAVKIPWGILLLFGGGIALSNGFLASGLATTIVESLTLIHGLPVILLILIVALGVSFASEIASNTAMAAVLMPIMAVTAVSMGLNPIVLMMTAAVCASMAFMLPVATPPNAVAYGSGYISARDLLRSGWALDLIGVALWMVCLYTIVLWALGVPLDIPAWAL
- a CDS encoding DUF2207 domain-containing protein; translation: MRITERQQILTLLAVTLVIGVLAVVGANALPALFRGNLEVEQYEAVFCENGTLVERYTYDVRAAGEYRMLFRYWDAPLAFSAIDRPHIEFAGMAAPPGTIGYVKDHWGEVRPAAGSPTTSDIAAIRNLAFDSEVGLYNPDYFAPGTYTVEYRYIVRPPIEYDEEWAHLNLKLVDEHVSFRNLRVTLPFAGQIEEVYTHPPTLEVERTAESVVVTGAAPQDDALNIEMVLDPAFMEEIDGFPGYVPDVRQQAADANRWPPILYAAAKILYGLATVLVLAMPFILLGVYLRYGREKPFTVPEYLSFTPNTALKPWQVNLLFKGDALDYDENGFYATILDLHRQKKIVVTEKPDGKGVTVRIVSGVSSDPYEQRVLNFLGNIADDHVVDTAELEEFARTARRSPGYQHRIVQYQQSLAGLTRDVDTSLAHRYIKDGRTMILPLVFLGAIPCGLSILAFILAPGAANLLIPAGTLAFIAAVQVGIAAIFPSTLFGFWKGDHYKEKLEWDAFSYFLSDLALIRQYSPADLSMWGEWLVYGTALGIGDKVEQAMKNLHINIPDVGVPLYSNMPVIFAPIVLYSPPSSGGGSGGFGGGGSFGGGGGFGGGGVGGR
- a CDS encoding putative hemolysin; this encodes MTGSYPSYLVIFLVLFGAVVACGCMAAGGEDEPAERISGNGTITFVDLEGGFYGIVADDGERYLPADLPTECRQDGLRVAFAVNIMNETATIQQWGTPVEIVEIAAGDTRRTVAANATVTYIDLEGGFYGLVTDDGRKFLPGNLPAEYRQDGLLVQFSADVQDDVAGIGMWGTPVEIRSIELVEGVLLVSGNATVTYIDLEGGFYGLVADDGRHYLPLGLDEAWQTDGANVTFVARIKENTMTIQQWGTPVEVIAIDTAGNATYVAKTGTVTFVDLEGGFYGIVADDGERYLPLDLDETYRVDGMRLTFVGEIARDTATIQQWGTPIEIVDIPWACARCSETVGLANPAAVWCKEQGHTYEIRKNPDGSEYGVCIFANGTAVDAWDYYRQTH
- a CDS encoding HEAT repeat domain-containing protein — protein: MTVDAGALIRTLRDGGTADRMAAAANLAALGPAALPPLLPALDDPDPRLRMWAAYTLGMIGDAGAVPALVQALEDADPGVTRWAAAALRRIRDADGGCGCRFC
- a CDS encoding STAS domain-containing protein, whose translation is MDVTVSERDDTAVVSVDGRIDAESAKRLDTVIAGVLARGGKRVLVNLEKAAYMSSSGLRVLLGKFRDLRRVDGEMALCAVQPDVYKVFLMAGVHEVFPIYVGLDEILAAGDEEKREEESTSP
- a CDS encoding LemA family protein, with amino-acid sequence MDIISIVLIVVVVLIVIGVAAAAIGIYNRFFSLKNSAEATVGQVKVAMKKRLDMIEQLLGAVKSYAAFEKETLTGVTEMRARIGSAGPGDLNELERESRSVLGRLLAVAENYPDLKTSQTVQNLMGAVQGVEDEIARHRYTYNNIAQQYNTMTDTVPSNLIAGVMGFTKLEYLEFGEEIERVPTISF
- a CDS encoding PAS domain S-box protein, whose amino-acid sequence is MDPTTDALSLLLRALKEHPRGMSVSDLAAAVGINRNTVSRYLDVLLVSGQVEMETYGKAKVFYLSQRVPIAAMLNFSSDLVLVLDRDRRIVQANDAVCSFAGRERDDIIGNSIEASPLAAFDHPLIRSRITDALNGREVTEELRFLRQDEELFFRIKFLPTVFNDGAPGVTIILEEITEGRRAEEALRESELLFRSLVENISDLILNVDEACTFTYVSPKSREILGYAPEEMLRKTPCDFMAPEKAEPVREQFSALLAEPRPRVLFEWTMLHRDGSPVVLEVSGTPVYDVIGDFTGYRMVCRDVTERTRAAKRVAQWKSFLYSVVNNIPSMVFVREVEENTFVFSNKAAETFLGMTQEEMAGKRAAEIFPPEMATFFADGDRELVERAAALEKEIRTEGGRTLSMKKIPIFSSRGMLKYMLGIAEDVTDRAAAEILLIAERDRAQGYLEAAGVMIAVIGADGTIDLVNRKASETLGYAEGDLAGKNWFATVVPERLRDRLAQNFNRLVACGVEPPPFEESPVVTRDGRERPILWHNALLRDADGNVVAMVSSGEEVAE
- a CDS encoding DUF3821 domain-containing protein gives rise to the protein MAPEWIRRRGLVILLAICIIALCVGQAGARGPTIRDIQPYDTIFIYEEGLDLSQLRNATTDNPVTELRRYQDDNPDRGVTRSIPVADDTNFEVQEIYLQEDYGTYYAYNPEDGTSAQVMIREPRLFLDVVLANPHHNEPLEGLTVSPNTRIAFRVSSPDVGAFYQAGGVYPATIDIVLTTPGGAETTVIGGRNFAGLNVSSTRFYTDDPGWPGAVRLGDLGEPGTYSVRAVWRTPSGFDAYAPDSERVTFAVANRVGVDTTATPTPTATVTATPTATPTEMTVPTTEPTATETATPVTTATTEPTTPTPTAAPLPAALAVAAAGFVLTLAGRRR